AGCATCAGAAGGCAATGTAATGGCAATCAACGCAGTTTTGAAGCATTACGAGGGATACATAATCACTTTGTCCACCCGGAAAATGTATGACGAGGGTGGGCGGCTGCATTTTTGTGTTGATGAAACGTTGCGCCGGAGGCTTGAAACAAAGCTGATTACGAAGATACTGGCATTTGAAGCGGTATAACGGGCGGTTAACTGCCCTTTTCTATAGCTGATTATCAGCGTCGTACATTGAAAACTGAATACTGTATTGCATACAGGACGTGAGGATATGCGGAGCCACTAGGCAGATGCGCCATGACATACC
The sequence above is a segment of the Lachnospiraceae bacterium JLR.KK008 genome. Coding sequences within it:
- a CDS encoding helix-turn-helix domain-containing protein, translated to MKKKCKNSEEKNLLPFHIIKAASEGNVMAINAVLKHYEGYIITLSTRKMYDEGGRLHFCVDETLRRRLETKLITKILAFEAV